In Bradyrhizobium guangxiense, the following are encoded in one genomic region:
- a CDS encoding tagatose 1,6-diphosphate aldolase, with amino-acid sequence MRTIGKNRGLARLADADGHFRMVALDQRPPLFDAIAKAKGITREQVEYSDITAAKRLLVENLAPHCSSMLFDPNFAVPAAIDLLPPRCGLIMTLEEHRVEETAGGRKSRAITNWSVEKIRAMGGDAVKVLAWYRPDADAAVNEHQKKFVREIGEECPRHDIPYVLELLVYPFLGSANHTADYVESPGKLPGLVIDSVREFAKPEYAVDLLKLESPLAANNLPAREGSAEAEAAQREFDAIGDICRERSIPWVLLSGGAAPEKFERVLDYSYAAGAGGFLAGRTIWLDAVLKNFPDRAAVSASLRKDGLNVLERLNKLTTAKGTPWKARFPVFTDVKQEGDFARAY; translated from the coding sequence ATGAGAACGATTGGGAAGAACCGCGGCCTGGCACGGCTTGCCGATGCGGATGGCCATTTTCGCATGGTCGCGCTGGACCAGCGGCCGCCATTGTTCGATGCCATCGCCAAAGCGAAAGGTATCACGCGGGAGCAGGTCGAATATTCCGACATCACGGCGGCGAAGCGCCTTCTCGTCGAGAACCTCGCGCCGCATTGCAGCTCGATGCTGTTCGACCCGAATTTCGCGGTCCCCGCCGCGATCGATCTGCTGCCGCCGCGCTGCGGCCTGATCATGACACTGGAGGAGCATCGCGTCGAGGAGACCGCGGGGGGACGCAAGTCGCGTGCGATCACCAACTGGAGCGTCGAAAAGATCCGCGCTATGGGCGGCGACGCCGTCAAGGTGCTGGCTTGGTATCGGCCGGACGCTGATGCCGCGGTGAACGAGCACCAGAAGAAGTTCGTGCGCGAGATCGGCGAGGAGTGCCCCCGCCACGACATTCCCTATGTTCTCGAACTACTGGTCTATCCGTTTCTCGGCAGTGCCAATCACACCGCCGACTACGTGGAATCACCCGGCAAGCTGCCCGGTCTCGTCATCGACAGCGTGCGCGAATTCGCCAAGCCGGAGTACGCGGTCGATCTCCTCAAGCTGGAGAGCCCTCTGGCGGCCAACAACCTGCCCGCCCGCGAGGGCAGCGCGGAAGCCGAGGCTGCGCAGAGGGAATTCGATGCGATCGGCGATATCTGCCGCGAGCGGAGCATCCCTTGGGTGTTGCTGTCGGGCGGCGCTGCGCCCGAAAAGTTCGAGCGCGTGCTCGATTACTCCTATGCGGCGGGGGCAGGCGGCTTCCTGGCGGGCCGCACCATCTGGCTCGATGCCGTGCTGAAGAATTTTCCGGATCGCGCCGCGGTGTCGGCCAGCCTGCGCAAGGATGGCCTCAACGTACTTGAGCGGCTCAACAAGCTGACCACGGCCAAGGGCACGCCCTGGAAGGCGCGCTTCCCGGTGTTCACAGACGTCAAGCAGGAAGGTGACTTCGCGCGCGCCTACTGA